In Chitinophaga nivalis, a single genomic region encodes these proteins:
- a CDS encoding GNAT family N-acetyltransferase, giving the protein MIQTPRLQLLPCTLEHFESLLHGNDTLADLLGINIQEGWTEYPEMVLVAYDKLRNDPSMLGWFFYLVIHREDKQLIGAGGFKGKPNAAGLVEMGYEIAPGYREKGLGTEMAKGLIRFAFGHSYVQRVIAHTEEEYNASVKILQKAGMRFVGTFKNKENEDLWEWEITRDQYHEE; this is encoded by the coding sequence ATGATCCAAACACCTCGACTACAATTATTGCCATGCACCCTGGAGCATTTCGAATCACTATTACATGGTAATGATACACTGGCCGACCTGCTTGGTATAAATATTCAGGAAGGTTGGACCGAGTATCCGGAAATGGTACTGGTGGCATATGATAAATTACGCAATGACCCTTCCATGCTGGGATGGTTCTTTTACCTGGTGATACACCGGGAAGATAAACAACTGATCGGCGCAGGAGGCTTCAAAGGAAAACCCAATGCAGCAGGCCTGGTGGAAATGGGATATGAAATTGCCCCCGGGTACCGGGAAAAGGGCCTCGGCACCGAGATGGCCAAAGGACTGATTCGCTTTGCCTTTGGACATTCCTATGTACAACGGGTCATCGCCCATACCGAAGAAGAATATAATGCCTCCGTTAAGATATTACAAAAAGCAGGAATGCGTTTTGTCGGCACATTCAAAAACAAAGAAAACGAAGACCTGTGGGAGTGGGAAATTACCCGGGATCAATACCATGAAGAATAA